From a region of the Streptacidiphilus albus JL83 genome:
- a CDS encoding alpha-1,4-glucan--maltose-1-phosphate maltosyltransferase, with protein sequence MTTNSTSAPARSGSQSRSPLGRIVIADCRPEVDGGARPARAVPGEQVEVSATVFKEGHDVLGAEVVLATREPGQQAERERRFPLAEGVRGTDRFRGPVRVEREGDCRYRVEAWVDSVATWMRAAFARISAGVDAELSLWEGADLLERSAKAAGEETQDCAVLTKAADVLRDAARSAGERLAELRTAPVAAALSRHPLREHVTTGRWLPLRVDRTRALYGSWYEFFPRSEGAVVSPGAVRSGTLRQAAARLDAIAAMGFDVVYLPPIHPIGTSHRKGPDNALHAEPGDPGSPWAIGSADGGHDAIHPELGTTADFRAFVARAEAVGLEVAMDFALQCSPDHPWVTEHPEWFRHRLDGTIACAENPPKKYQDIYPIDFDTDPEGILQECLRVLRHWRSLGVRIFRVDNPHTKPLGFWERLLEQVRVEDPGVLFLAEAFTRPAMLQSLARVGFHQSYSYFTWRTTKVELTSYLSELAGLDGSPSADYLRPNLFVNTPDILPGHLQTGGRAAFEIRAVLAAMAGPTWGMYSGFELCESVAAWPGSEDYRHSEKYEYRPRDYAGAEDRGQSLAPLITRLNRIRRRHPALHQLRNLRFHRTDNDQLLCFSKRLAPARPDAGPGDLVLVVLNLNPYRPQQGRVELDMAELGMRPGDSFMVDDALGGGSYRWGRVNMVRLDPRSGGVAQVLTARRSRL encoded by the coding sequence GTGACGACGAACAGCACCTCAGCGCCGGCCAGGAGCGGCTCGCAGAGCCGGTCCCCACTCGGTCGGATCGTGATCGCCGACTGCAGACCCGAGGTCGACGGAGGCGCGCGGCCCGCCAGAGCCGTCCCGGGCGAGCAGGTCGAGGTCTCCGCCACCGTCTTCAAGGAGGGCCACGACGTCCTGGGCGCCGAGGTGGTGCTGGCCACCAGGGAGCCGGGACAGCAGGCCGAGCGCGAGCGGCGCTTCCCGCTGGCCGAGGGCGTCCGCGGCACCGACCGCTTCCGCGGCCCGGTCCGGGTCGAGCGGGAGGGCGACTGCCGGTACCGGGTGGAGGCCTGGGTCGACTCGGTCGCCACCTGGATGCGCGCCGCGTTCGCCAGGATCAGCGCCGGCGTGGACGCCGAACTCAGCCTGTGGGAGGGCGCGGACCTGCTGGAGCGCTCCGCCAAGGCGGCGGGGGAGGAGACCCAGGACTGCGCGGTCCTGACCAAGGCGGCCGACGTGCTGCGGGACGCCGCCCGCAGCGCCGGCGAGCGGCTCGCCGAGCTGCGCACGGCGCCGGTGGCCGCGGCCCTGTCCCGGCACCCGCTGCGGGAGCACGTGACCACCGGCCGCTGGCTGCCCCTGCGGGTCGACCGCACCCGGGCCCTCTACGGCTCCTGGTACGAGTTCTTCCCCCGCTCGGAGGGCGCGGTGGTCTCGCCCGGGGCGGTCAGGTCGGGAACCCTGCGGCAGGCGGCGGCCCGGTTGGACGCCATCGCGGCCATGGGCTTCGACGTGGTCTACCTGCCGCCGATCCATCCGATCGGCACCAGCCACCGCAAGGGCCCCGACAACGCGCTGCACGCCGAGCCCGGTGACCCCGGCTCGCCCTGGGCCATCGGCTCGGCGGACGGCGGCCATGACGCGATCCACCCGGAGCTGGGCACGACGGCGGACTTCCGCGCGTTCGTGGCCAGGGCCGAGGCGGTCGGCCTGGAGGTCGCGATGGACTTCGCGCTCCAGTGCTCCCCGGACCACCCCTGGGTCACCGAGCACCCGGAGTGGTTCCGGCACCGGCTCGACGGCACCATCGCCTGCGCCGAGAACCCGCCCAAGAAGTACCAGGACATCTACCCCATCGACTTCGACACCGACCCGGAGGGGATCCTCCAGGAGTGCCTGCGGGTGCTGCGGCACTGGCGGTCGCTGGGAGTGCGGATCTTCCGGGTGGACAACCCGCACACCAAGCCGCTGGGCTTCTGGGAGCGGCTGCTGGAGCAGGTGCGGGTCGAGGACCCGGGGGTGCTGTTCCTGGCCGAGGCGTTCACCCGGCCGGCGATGCTGCAGAGCCTGGCCAGGGTCGGCTTCCACCAGTCCTACAGCTACTTCACCTGGCGCACCACCAAGGTCGAACTGACGTCCTATCTCTCCGAGTTGGCCGGTCTGGACGGCAGCCCCTCGGCCGACTACCTGCGGCCCAACCTGTTCGTCAACACCCCGGACATCCTGCCGGGACACCTGCAGACCGGCGGCCGGGCCGCCTTCGAGATCAGAGCGGTGCTGGCGGCCATGGCCGGGCCCACCTGGGGCATGTACTCCGGCTTCGAGCTGTGCGAGTCGGTGGCCGCCTGGCCCGGCAGCGAGGACTACCGCCACTCGGAGAAGTACGAGTACCGGCCCCGGGACTACGCCGGGGCGGAGGACCGGGGCCAGAGCCTGGCCCCGCTGATCACCCGGCTGAACCGGATCCGCCGCCGTCACCCGGCCCTGCACCAGCTGCGCAACCTGCGCTTCCACCGGACCGACAACGACCAGCTGCTGTGCTTCTCCAAGCGGCTCGCCCCGGCCAGGCCGGACGCCGGCCCCGGGGACCTGGTCCTGGTGGTGCTCAACCTCAACCCGTACCGCCCGCAGCAGGGCCGGGTCGAACTCGACATGGCGGAACTGGGAATGCGCCCGGGGGACAGCTTCATGGTGGACGACGCACTCGGCGGCGGCAGCTACCGCTGGGGCCGGGTCAACATGGTGCGGCTCGACCCGCGCAGCGGCGGGGTGGCCCAGGTGCTGACGGCCCGACGGAGCCGGCTGTGA
- a CDS encoding FAD binding domain-containing protein has product MILTPFEFARPSTLKQATTLLAGTGGSRPLAGGQSLLVDLTTGEAEAPLLVDLALLDELRGIQRRRDGGLSIGAMTTLAELATHPEVRTAAPALAEAAGANGDPQVRNRGTVGGNLAADRSGPGLRATDLPVAAIALDAVLTLADAKRSWTLPAAELAEGLPAGAVITSLDLPGPGSGGSSRSAFEKSADRASLYPLCAVAVRLNTAEDGSEERYRIAVTGATGKPLRLTGVEARLAGTRPGTAAVLEAFAAVPPGVFVPGRGGSAEYLRHLAGVLTSRALARAGA; this is encoded by the coding sequence GTGATCCTCACCCCCTTCGAGTTCGCCAGACCCAGCACGCTCAAGCAGGCCACCACGCTGCTCGCGGGCACCGGCGGCAGCCGGCCGCTGGCCGGCGGGCAGAGTCTGCTGGTGGACCTCACCACCGGCGAGGCGGAGGCGCCGCTGCTGGTGGACCTGGCCCTGCTGGACGAGCTGCGCGGCATCCAGCGCCGCCGGGACGGGGGTCTGAGCATCGGCGCGATGACCACGCTGGCCGAGCTGGCGACCCATCCCGAGGTGCGCACGGCCGCCCCGGCGCTGGCCGAGGCGGCCGGGGCCAACGGCGACCCGCAGGTCCGCAACCGGGGCACCGTCGGCGGCAATCTGGCCGCCGACCGCTCCGGCCCGGGGCTGCGCGCCACCGACCTGCCGGTGGCGGCGATCGCCCTCGACGCGGTGCTGACCCTGGCGGACGCCAAGCGCAGCTGGACGCTGCCGGCCGCGGAGCTGGCCGAGGGGCTGCCGGCCGGGGCCGTGATCACCTCGCTGGACCTGCCGGGCCCCGGCAGCGGCGGCAGCTCCCGCAGCGCCTTCGAGAAGTCGGCGGACCGGGCCAGCCTCTACCCGCTCTGCGCGGTGGCGGTGCGGCTCAACACGGCCGAGGACGGCAGCGAGGAGCGCTACCGGATCGCGGTCACCGGGGCCACCGGGAAGCCGCTCCGGCTGACCGGGGTGGAGGCCCGGCTGGCGGGCACCCGGCCGGGGACCGCCGCGGTGCTGGAAGCCTTCGCCGCCGTGCCGCCCGGGGTCTTCGTCCCCGGGCGCGGCGGCTCGGCCGAGTACCTGCGGCACCTGGCCGGGGTACTGACGTCGCGCGCGCTGGCCCGCGCGGGCGCCTAG